In Kiritimatiellia bacterium, a single genomic region encodes these proteins:
- the rpsR gene encoding 30S ribosomal protein S18 yields the protein MLKKGAKYLEGVAQIDYKDSELLRKFMTERGKIMPRRMTGATARQQRQLQAAIRRARVMGLLP from the coding sequence ATGCTCAAGAAGGGCGCCAAGTATCTCGAGGGCGTCGCGCAGATCGACTACAAGGACAGCGAACTGCTACGCAAATTCATGACCGAGCGCGGAAAGATCATGCCCCGCCGCATGACGGGCGCGACGGCCCGCCAGCAGCGCCAGCTTCAGGCCGCCATCCGCCGCGCCCGCGTGATGGGGTTGCTGCCCTGA
- the ssb gene encoding single-stranded DNA-binding protein, whose protein sequence is MSAYLNKVFLIGRLTRDPVKRSTPAGTSVAEMGLAVNRRYRTAEGEAREETCFVDLTAWGRTADICSDCLRKGSLIFVEGRLKLDQWEKNGEKRSKLSVIAETVQFLDPASRQGRDEIGDAPEEDVPPVRGGIAKSSAEKPAAASRGPKGDSDDPENDDDSLPF, encoded by the coding sequence TTTGAACAAGGTATTCCTGATCGGCCGGCTGACGCGAGACCCGGTGAAGCGATCGACGCCAGCCGGGACTTCCGTGGCGGAGATGGGGCTTGCGGTCAATCGGCGGTACCGGACGGCTGAAGGGGAAGCGCGGGAGGAAACGTGTTTTGTCGACCTGACCGCGTGGGGCAGGACCGCCGACATCTGCAGCGATTGCCTGCGTAAGGGCTCACTCATTTTCGTTGAGGGTAGACTGAAACTGGATCAATGGGAGAAAAACGGCGAAAAGCGATCCAAGCTGAGTGTGATTGCCGAGACGGTCCAGTTTTTGGATCCTGCTTCCCGCCAGGGCCGCGACGAGATTGGCGATGCGCCGGAGGAGGATGTTCCGCCTGTTCGTGGGGGCATCGCCAAGTCCTCTGCGGAGAAACCCGCAGCCGCATCGCGGGGACCGAAAGGCGACTCCGACGATCCGGAAAACGACGATGATTCCCTTCCCTTTTAG
- the rplI gene encoding 50S ribosomal protein L9, producing the protein MATEVILMEDVDGLGLTGDIVKVADGYARNYLIPRSIAAPVTTATRRQVEKRRAAAEAKRAARRVEAEETKAKIEALELTIPVRAGAEGRLFGSVTAGDIAAALGKHGITVDKHKIMMGHPLKELGPHKLEIRLMPEIRAELKLTLVAE; encoded by the coding sequence ATGGCAACGGAAGTCATTTTGATGGAGGATGTCGACGGATTGGGATTGACCGGCGACATTGTGAAGGTCGCCGACGGCTATGCCCGGAACTACCTAATCCCCCGCAGTATCGCGGCCCCCGTCACGACGGCCACCCGCCGCCAGGTGGAGAAACGGCGCGCAGCCGCGGAGGCCAAGCGCGCGGCAAGGCGTGTGGAGGCGGAGGAGACGAAGGCCAAAATTGAAGCCCTCGAACTCACCATTCCCGTCCGCGCAGGCGCGGAAGGTCGGCTTTTCGGCTCGGTCACCGCGGGCGATATTGCGGCTGCTTTGGGAAAACACGGCATCACGGTCGACAAACACAAGATCATGATGGGGCATCCGCTCAAGGAGCTCGGCCCCCACAAGCTCGAAATCCGGCTCATGCCGGAAATCCGCGCCGAATTGAAGCTGACCTTGGTTGCGGAGTAG